A window of the Thermoleophilaceae bacterium genome harbors these coding sequences:
- a CDS encoding iron-sulfur cluster-binding domain-containing protein, producing MLRSLHQRDELGDVVHLHSARNPDEVIFGSELRAMVDEHEGFKLHEQVTSKDGRMGPEDLDRLCPDWRERETFASGPGEMLDALTDYFEREGDCERLHMERFQPVIGGEAGDGEGGKITFLSSDKEVECDGGTPILVAGEEAGLELPYGCRMGICHTCVGTFRKGRLRDLRSGEVFDVEGVTCRTCVNAPEGPVEVEL from the coding sequence GCATGCTGCGCAGCCTGCATCAGCGCGACGAGCTCGGTGACGTGGTCCACCTGCATTCCGCCCGCAATCCGGACGAGGTGATCTTCGGCTCAGAGCTGCGCGCGATGGTGGACGAGCACGAGGGCTTCAAGCTGCACGAGCAGGTGACCTCGAAGGACGGTCGCATGGGGCCCGAGGACCTCGACCGCCTCTGCCCCGATTGGCGCGAGCGCGAGACGTTCGCCTCAGGGCCGGGCGAGATGCTCGACGCCCTCACGGACTACTTCGAGCGCGAGGGCGACTGCGAGCGCCTCCACATGGAGCGCTTCCAGCCGGTGATCGGCGGCGAAGCCGGCGACGGCGAGGGCGGCAAGATCACCTTCCTGTCGAGCGACAAAGAGGTGGAGTGCGACGGCGGCACGCCGATTCTCGTGGCCGGCGAGGAGGCGGGGCTCGAACTGCCCTACGGCTGCCGCATGGGCATCTGCCACACGTGCGTTGGCACATTTCGAAAGGGCCGGCTGCGGGACCTCCGCAGCGGCGAGGTATTTGACGTGGAGGGCGTGACCTGCAGAACCTGCGTGAACGCTCCCGAGGGACCCGTGGAAGTCGAACTCTGA
- a CDS encoding acyl-CoA desaturase codes for MTTAEAAPPEIQSPLKRLTPEQIEQLGEEFQKIHDEVFNSLGERDAKYIRSIIALQRRLALLGRVELFGARYWPTWILGTATLSMAKILENMEIGHNVMHGQWDWMNDPHIHSSTWDWDTASTKEAWKHSHNYIHHTYTNIRGKDKDLGYEIMRIDPHQKWHPVYLLQPFYNLALMFLFEWGVALHDLDFDAIRSGEKSQKQVMRELKGIAGKARTQITKDYIAWPLVSALVAGGVHWLIGPSLARRGESKRDKVKRMSLKVFDKARRRQSSDTRLAFALDAAKQSYKATLWADVVANIIRNLWAHSIIFCGHFPDQTYTFSQQEVEDESKGAWYVRQLIGAANIDGSPLFHVISGNLGYQVEHHLYPDMPSTRYGEIAPRVREICERYDLPYNTGPLSKQLGMVHRTILRLAFPGGKPRPKPGPYRGGLRRPGEEGAQTQAAAANSNGSGG; via the coding sequence ATGACCACCGCCGAAGCCGCTCCACCCGAGATCCAGAGCCCGCTCAAGCGGCTTACGCCCGAGCAGATCGAGCAGCTCGGCGAGGAGTTCCAGAAGATTCACGACGAGGTGTTCAACAGCCTCGGCGAGCGCGACGCCAAGTACATCCGCTCGATCATCGCGCTGCAGCGGCGGCTCGCGCTGCTCGGGCGCGTGGAGCTGTTCGGCGCGCGCTACTGGCCGACCTGGATCCTCGGCACCGCCACCCTCTCCATGGCCAAGATCCTCGAGAACATGGAGATCGGCCACAACGTGATGCACGGGCAGTGGGACTGGATGAACGACCCCCACATCCACTCCTCCACGTGGGACTGGGACACCGCGTCCACCAAGGAGGCGTGGAAGCACTCCCACAACTACATCCACCACACGTACACGAACATCCGCGGGAAGGACAAGGACCTCGGCTACGAGATCATGCGGATCGACCCGCATCAGAAGTGGCACCCGGTCTACCTGCTGCAGCCCTTCTACAACCTGGCGCTCATGTTCCTGTTCGAGTGGGGCGTGGCGCTGCACGATCTCGACTTCGATGCCATCCGCAGCGGCGAGAAGAGCCAGAAGCAGGTGATGCGCGAGCTGAAGGGCATCGCGGGGAAGGCCCGCACCCAGATCACCAAGGACTACATCGCGTGGCCGCTCGTGTCCGCGCTCGTGGCGGGCGGGGTGCACTGGCTCATCGGCCCGTCGCTCGCCCGGCGCGGCGAGTCGAAGCGGGACAAGGTAAAGCGCATGTCGCTCAAGGTGTTCGACAAGGCGCGCCGGCGGCAGTCGTCCGACACGCGACTCGCCTTCGCGCTCGACGCCGCGAAGCAGTCCTACAAGGCCACGCTGTGGGCGGACGTGGTGGCGAACATCATCCGTAACCTGTGGGCGCACTCGATCATCTTCTGCGGCCACTTCCCCGACCAGACCTACACCTTCAGCCAGCAGGAGGTTGAGGACGAGTCGAAGGGCGCCTGGTACGTGCGCCAGCTCATCGGCGCCGCGAACATCGACGGCTCGCCGCTCTTCCACGTGATCAGCGGGAACCTCGGCTACCAGGTGGAGCACCACCTCTACCCGGACATGCCGAGCACCCGCTATGGGGAGATCGCGCCGCGCGTGCGGGAGATCTGCGAGCGCTACGACCTGCCGTACAACACCGGGCCGCTGTCGAAGCAGCTCGGGATGGTGCACCGCACGATCCTCCGGCTCGCGTTCCCCGGCGGGAAGCCGCGGCCGAAGCCGGGCCCGTATCGCGGCGGCCTGCGGCGCCCTGGCGAGGAGGGCGCGCAGACGCAGGCGGCGGCGGCCAACTCGAACGGCTCGGGCGGATAG
- a CDS encoding NAD(P)-dependent oxidoreductase — protein sequence MKYLVTGALGAIGAWTVRSLLDRGHDVVAYDRRGGSDHRLQLALTDDELGALTRIEGDVTDLAHVERALTEHGVEAVIHLAALQVPFVREDPVLGAQVNVTGAVNVFEAVRRHVTSGVPLVYASSIAALASQAGAHPDTLYGVFKFANEGTAERYFEDYGVSSIGLRPHTVYGPGRDQGLTSAPTAAMAAAAAGREFHIPFGGALQLQYAPDAGEAFARASETRREGASAHNLDGPVATVREVIEEIERAAPEAAGLITSGEEPLPFPSTLDSTSFVELVGGPTSRPLADGVAETIARFRS from the coding sequence CTGAAATACCTCGTCACCGGCGCGCTCGGCGCCATCGGCGCCTGGACGGTCCGTTCGCTCCTCGACCGCGGCCACGACGTTGTCGCGTACGACCGCCGCGGCGGGAGCGACCACCGGCTGCAGCTCGCGCTCACGGACGACGAGCTGGGTGCGCTGACGCGCATCGAGGGCGACGTGACCGACCTCGCACACGTCGAGCGCGCCCTGACCGAGCACGGGGTGGAGGCGGTGATCCATCTCGCCGCCCTGCAGGTGCCGTTCGTGCGCGAGGACCCTGTGCTGGGCGCCCAGGTGAACGTGACGGGCGCGGTGAACGTGTTCGAGGCCGTGCGCCGGCACGTGACGAGCGGAGTGCCTCTCGTCTACGCCTCCTCGATCGCGGCGCTGGCCTCCCAGGCCGGCGCGCACCCTGACACCCTGTACGGCGTGTTCAAGTTCGCGAACGAGGGCACCGCGGAGCGCTACTTCGAGGACTACGGAGTTTCCTCGATCGGCCTGCGGCCCCACACCGTCTACGGGCCGGGGCGCGATCAGGGACTCACCTCCGCGCCCACCGCCGCGATGGCCGCGGCCGCCGCGGGGCGCGAGTTCCACATCCCGTTCGGCGGCGCGCTCCAGTTGCAGTACGCGCCCGACGCGGGAGAGGCGTTCGCGCGCGCGAGCGAGACGCGGCGAGAGGGCGCATCGGCACACAATCTCGACGGTCCGGTGGCCACCGTGCGCGAGGTGATCGAGGAGATCGAACGGGCGGCTCCCGAGGCGGCCGGGCTGATCACCTCCGGCGAGGAGCCGCTGCCGTTCCCATCGACGCTCGACTCGACGTCGTTCGTCGAGCTCGTCGGCGGACCGACGTCTCGCCCGCTTGCAGATGGGGTGGCGGAGACCATCGCGCGGTTCCGGTCATGA
- a CDS encoding MBL fold metallo-hydrolase, translating into MTPVLTWLGQAGFLIETGGSRLLVDPFFSEHEGRLYPPLSIDEYGSRIDRLLVTHEHVDHLDRESLSGIAERSPGVGVVAPEPLREMVAGLPFEGVRPGDRVSVPGATVRVVPAVHALHPRDGYSTGGDPPRFVGYVIEADGVAIYHAGDTIADQVVLDGLAGVRVDVALLPVNGRTFFRERRDLAGNLDARDAVALAVDCGAQILVPIHWDLLEGNTERPGAAADVADEAGAELHVITLSRGRPWAVALPR; encoded by the coding sequence ATGACGCCCGTGCTCACCTGGCTCGGCCAGGCGGGCTTCCTGATCGAGACGGGCGGCTCGCGGCTGCTCGTGGACCCGTTCTTCAGCGAGCATGAGGGGCGGCTGTATCCGCCGCTGTCGATCGACGAGTACGGGAGCCGGATCGATCGCCTGCTCGTAACGCACGAGCACGTCGATCACCTCGACCGGGAGTCGCTCAGTGGCATCGCCGAGCGCTCGCCGGGCGTTGGCGTGGTGGCTCCCGAGCCGCTGCGGGAGATGGTGGCGGGACTGCCGTTCGAGGGGGTGCGCCCCGGCGACCGCGTGAGCGTCCCCGGTGCCACCGTGCGCGTGGTTCCCGCCGTGCACGCGCTCCACCCGCGCGACGGCTACTCAACCGGCGGTGACCCGCCTCGCTTTGTCGGCTACGTGATCGAGGCCGATGGCGTGGCGATCTACCACGCGGGGGACACGATCGCCGACCAGGTGGTGCTCGACGGGCTCGCCGGGGTGCGGGTGGACGTGGCCCTGCTTCCGGTGAATGGCCGCACCTTCTTCCGCGAGCGGCGAGACCTGGCCGGCAACCTCGACGCGCGCGATGCCGTCGCGCTGGCCGTGGACTGCGGGGCACAGATCCTCGTGCCGATCCACTGGGACCTCCTCGAGGGAAACACCGAGCGGCCGGGTGCAGCCGCGGACGTCGCGGACGAGGCCGGTGCCGAGCTGCACGTGATCACGCTCAGTCGCGGGCGGCCGTGGGCCGTGGCGCTGCCGCGTTGA
- a CDS encoding dihydroxy-acid dehydratase, whose amino-acid sequence MDDAASRARAGLSAGAERAAARAHFHAMGIEPERLDRAIVGIASTWTGTMPCNLNQRRLADRVVAGVEAAGGVPLVFNTIAVSDNQTQGTPGMRASLVSREVIADSIELMVHAHDFDALVCLVGCDKTVPAALMALARVDRPAVVLSGGPMLAGRIGDRALTVQDVWEGVGAHERGLLPDAALAELEREACPGAGYCAGNFTANTMAIAVDLLGLSLLGDGLIPAAYGEEKDAAAKRAGELAVVLAERGAGARQFLHRRALENAAAGVVASGGSTNGFLHLLAIAREAGVPLTLDDLAAISARTPVLADLVPGGRWVAEDFHRAGGTRTLIRALIAGGQVDGSAPTVDGRTLEEASAGAPDPDGAVIGSFKPRGSLYALRGNLAPDGCITKLAGTQRRVHSGPARVFDDEESCAGAIRAGRINPGDVLVLRYEGPAGGPGMREMLSVTSSVVGAGLGESVSLVTDGRFSGATRGLMVGHVAPEAARGGPIAAVEDGDIITIDLDAGRLDVELTKEDLDRRLAAWAPPPPRFESGVFARYAAAVGSASDGAVLAAEVAGSHRHPHELDF is encoded by the coding sequence ATGGACGACGCCGCGTCAAGGGCCCGCGCGGGGCTCAGTGCAGGCGCCGAGCGCGCCGCCGCGCGCGCCCACTTCCACGCCATGGGAATCGAGCCCGAGCGGCTCGACCGCGCGATCGTCGGCATCGCCTCCACCTGGACGGGCACGATGCCCTGCAACCTGAACCAGCGCCGCCTCGCCGACCGGGTGGTCGCCGGAGTTGAGGCGGCGGGCGGCGTGCCACTCGTGTTCAACACGATCGCCGTGTCGGACAACCAGACGCAGGGCACGCCGGGCATGCGAGCGTCGCTCGTGTCGCGCGAGGTGATCGCGGACTCGATCGAGCTGATGGTGCATGCGCACGACTTCGACGCTCTGGTGTGCCTCGTGGGCTGCGACAAGACGGTCCCGGCGGCGCTGATGGCGCTCGCGCGGGTGGATCGCCCGGCCGTGGTGCTCTCGGGCGGCCCCATGCTCGCCGGCCGGATCGGCGACCGTGCGCTGACGGTGCAGGACGTGTGGGAGGGCGTGGGCGCGCACGAGCGCGGCCTGTTGCCGGACGCGGCGCTCGCGGAGCTCGAGCGCGAGGCCTGTCCGGGCGCCGGCTACTGCGCGGGGAACTTCACAGCGAACACCATGGCGATCGCCGTCGATCTGCTGGGGCTGTCACTGCTCGGGGACGGTCTCATCCCGGCCGCCTACGGGGAGGAGAAGGACGCCGCGGCCAAGCGCGCGGGCGAGCTGGCGGTCGTGCTTGCCGAACGTGGCGCGGGCGCCCGCCAGTTCCTCCACCGGCGCGCGCTTGAAAACGCAGCCGCCGGAGTGGTTGCGAGCGGCGGATCCACCAACGGCTTCCTGCACCTGCTCGCCATCGCCCGCGAGGCGGGTGTCCCGCTCACGCTCGACGATCTGGCCGCGATCAGCGCGCGCACTCCGGTGCTGGCGGATCTCGTGCCCGGCGGGCGCTGGGTGGCGGAAGACTTCCACCGCGCCGGTGGCACGCGCACGCTCATCCGCGCCCTGATCGCCGGCGGCCAGGTGGACGGCTCGGCCCCCACGGTGGACGGCCGGACGCTCGAGGAGGCAAGCGCGGGGGCGCCGGATCCCGACGGCGCCGTGATCGGCAGCTTCAAGCCGCGCGGCTCGCTCTACGCCCTCCGCGGCAACCTCGCGCCCGACGGCTGCATCACCAAGCTCGCCGGCACCCAGCGCCGTGTCCACAGCGGCCCGGCGCGGGTATTCGACGACGAGGAGTCCTGCGCCGGCGCCATCCGCGCGGGCAGGATCAACCCGGGCGATGTGCTCGTGCTCCGCTACGAGGGACCCGCGGGCGGGCCCGGCATGCGCGAGATGCTGAGCGTGACCTCGTCCGTGGTGGGCGCCGGACTCGGCGAGTCGGTATCGCTCGTCACCGACGGCCGCTTCTCAGGCGCCACGCGCGGGCTGATGGTGGGCCACGTGGCTCCCGAGGCGGCGCGCGGCGGGCCGATCGCGGCCGTGGAGGACGGGGACATCATCACGATCGACCTCGATGCCGGGCGCCTCGACGTGGAGCTCACGAAAGAAGATCTCGACCGACGCCTCGCGGCCTGGGCCCCGCCTCCGCCCCGTTTCGAGAGCGGCGTGTTCGCCCGCTACGCCGCCGCCGTGGGCTCCGCGTCCGACGGCGCGGTGCTTGCGGCTGAGGTCGCGGGCTCACATCGCCACCCGCACGAACTGGACTTTTAG
- a CDS encoding COX15/CtaA family protein, with protein sequence MAGTEQLASQRASLRERLTISPALYRRVTFIAVAALSVIVLTGAAVRLTGSGLGCPDWPKCYGRTIPPLQFHTVIEFGNRMVTATVGLIVIAAAGLAFLRRPYRRHLAILGFLLPLGVVGQAVLGGLVVRYDLNPYLVMCHFILSMLLLDASFALAWCAAHEPGWRAPSRDRLGTWAVRALVPFGQLTVLLGTMATGAGPHAGEHSGQLVKRFTFEGRSTLAWMVERHGVVAAAFGVAAVAVWFISRRPGSERRAQRPLTVLCLLLLAQGVLGIAQYHLHLPAGMVWAHIVLATASWLTTLWAVAAAGRLAPRTQQREASLPAPASA encoded by the coding sequence ATGGCCGGGACCGAACAGCTCGCTAGCCAGCGCGCTTCACTGCGCGAGCGGCTGACGATCTCGCCCGCGCTGTACCGCCGCGTGACGTTCATCGCCGTGGCCGCGCTGTCGGTGATCGTGCTCACCGGCGCCGCGGTGCGCCTCACGGGCTCCGGCCTCGGCTGTCCGGACTGGCCCAAGTGCTACGGGCGCACGATCCCGCCGCTCCAGTTCCACACGGTGATCGAGTTCGGCAACCGCATGGTCACCGCCACCGTCGGCCTGATCGTGATCGCCGCCGCCGGGCTGGCGTTCCTGCGCCGTCCCTACCGCCGCCATCTGGCGATCCTCGGCTTCCTGCTGCCGCTCGGGGTGGTTGGCCAGGCCGTGCTCGGGGGACTGGTCGTTCGCTACGACCTCAACCCGTACCTCGTGATGTGCCACTTCATCCTGTCGATGCTCCTGCTCGACGCGTCGTTCGCGCTCGCGTGGTGCGCGGCGCACGAGCCGGGCTGGCGGGCGCCGTCGCGCGACCGCCTCGGCACCTGGGCCGTGCGGGCGCTCGTGCCTTTCGGGCAGCTCACCGTGCTGCTCGGGACGATGGCCACGGGCGCAGGGCCACACGCGGGCGAGCATTCCGGCCAGCTCGTGAAGCGCTTCACCTTCGAGGGCCGGAGCACGCTGGCGTGGATGGTCGAGCGGCACGGGGTGGTGGCCGCCGCGTTCGGCGTGGCCGCGGTGGCCGTCTGGTTCATCAGCCGGCGGCCCGGGAGCGAACGCCGCGCCCAGCGTCCCCTCACGGTGCTCTGCCTGCTGCTGCTCGCGCAGGGAGTGCTCGGCATCGCGCAGTACCACCTCCACCTCCCGGCGGGCATGGTATGGGCGCACATCGTGCTCGCCACGGCGTCCTGGCTCACCACGCTCTGGGCGGTGGCGGCAGCGGGCCGGCTGGCACCGCGAACGCAGCAGCGCGAGGCGAGTCTGCCCGCCCCCGCCAGCGCCTGA
- a CDS encoding vitamin K epoxide reductase family protein codes for MRRLDIAIGVLALVGLGIAAYLTYIHYAGIKPLCLASGGCEKVQSSRWAELGGVPVAVLGLVGYAAILALLFVPGEAGLAGTALVALVGFGFSLYLTWAELFRIHAVCQWCVASAVLMTLLACLSVFRLLTAEERGAYA; via the coding sequence GTGAGGCGCCTGGACATCGCGATAGGCGTCCTCGCTCTGGTCGGGCTCGGGATCGCCGCGTACCTCACCTATATCCACTACGCGGGCATCAAGCCGCTCTGCCTCGCGAGCGGCGGGTGCGAGAAGGTGCAGTCGTCACGCTGGGCCGAGCTCGGCGGGGTGCCGGTCGCGGTGCTCGGGCTGGTGGGCTACGCGGCCATACTGGCGCTGCTGTTCGTCCCGGGCGAGGCCGGCCTCGCCGGCACCGCGCTGGTTGCGCTCGTGGGGTTCGGCTTTAGCCTGTACCTCACGTGGGCGGAGCTGTTTCGTATTCACGCGGTGTGTCAGTGGTGCGTGGCGAGCGCGGTGCTGATGACGCTCCTGGCGTGCCTGTCCGTGTTCCGACTTCTCACGGCCGAGGAACGCGGCGCGTACGCGTGA
- a CDS encoding thioredoxin domain-containing protein → MRVGDRHEEERRSRRLKLLGSVLAAAAAVVVIAIVASSGGGGSPKGSPTALSRLNGVPQQGIVLGNPKAPVTFVEFADLKCPVCRDYTLTVFPKLVDRYVRTGKVKMVMQLQHFVGNQNNDSDRAARVALAAAQQNKLWQFADLFYANQKDETQTYATDPFLRQIAFRVPGLDVNKAFAARNEATITQQLQQASSQFHTAGFHGTPSFAVGKSGGTLTPVNYSSFDISQFSGPIENALGGGT, encoded by the coding sequence GTGCGTGTGGGCGACCGGCATGAGGAGGAGCGCCGAAGCCGGAGGCTGAAGCTCCTGGGTTCGGTGCTCGCCGCGGCGGCGGCCGTGGTGGTCATCGCGATCGTTGCGAGCAGTGGAGGCGGTGGTTCCCCGAAGGGAAGTCCGACCGCACTGAGCCGCTTGAACGGCGTCCCGCAGCAGGGCATCGTGCTCGGCAACCCCAAGGCGCCCGTGACCTTCGTGGAATTCGCCGACCTCAAGTGCCCGGTATGCCGGGATTACACGCTCACGGTCTTCCCGAAGCTCGTGGATCGCTACGTCCGCACGGGCAAGGTGAAGATGGTCATGCAGCTTCAGCACTTCGTGGGGAACCAGAACAACGACTCCGATCGGGCCGCGCGGGTGGCGCTCGCGGCAGCGCAGCAGAACAAGCTCTGGCAGTTCGCCGACCTCTTCTACGCGAACCAGAAGGACGAGACGCAGACGTATGCGACCGACCCGTTCCTGCGGCAGATCGCCTTCCGAGTGCCCGGCCTGGACGTGAACAAGGCGTTCGCTGCCCGCAACGAGGCGACCATAACGCAGCAGTTGCAGCAGGCGTCCAGCCAGTTCCACACCGCCGGCTTCCACGGCACGCCGTCGTTCGCGGTCGGCAAGAGCGGCGGAACATTGACGCCCGTGAACTACAGCTCGTTCGACATCTCGCAGTTCTCCGGTCCGATCGAGAACGCGCTCGGCGGAGGAACGTGA
- a CDS encoding UDP-glucuronic acid decarboxylase family protein: MSTCLVTGGAGFLGSHLCDNLIERGHRVICVDNFETGSLQNIAHLKEGETFRFEMVDITNHYEIDEPIDFVYHMASPASPIDYARLPLHTLKVGAYGTHNTLGLAKVKRARFLIASTSEVYGDPLVHPQPETYWGNVNPIGPRGVYDEAKRYAEALTMAYLRQQGVNTTIARIFNTFGPRMRPNDGRAIPAFLSQALTDKPVTVFGDGTQTRSFCYVDDLIAGLIALAESGVHEPVNIGNPEEMTLLDMARTVVELTESRSEIVFQALPVDDPKVRQPDITRARDLLGWEPRIPIREGLRRTIEHATQVLGQPSAR; encoded by the coding sequence ATGTCAACCTGCCTCGTCACCGGCGGCGCCGGCTTTCTCGGCTCGCACCTGTGCGACAACCTGATCGAGCGCGGTCACCGCGTGATCTGCGTCGACAACTTCGAGACCGGCTCGCTGCAGAACATCGCCCACCTGAAGGAAGGTGAGACCTTCCGCTTCGAGATGGTGGACATCACGAACCACTACGAGATCGACGAGCCGATCGACTTCGTCTACCACATGGCCTCGCCGGCCAGCCCGATCGACTACGCGCGGCTGCCGCTGCACACGCTGAAGGTGGGGGCGTACGGCACGCACAACACGCTCGGGCTTGCGAAGGTGAAGCGCGCGCGCTTCCTCATTGCCTCGACCTCTGAGGTATACGGGGACCCGCTGGTGCACCCCCAGCCCGAGACGTACTGGGGCAACGTCAACCCGATCGGTCCGCGCGGCGTGTACGACGAGGCCAAGCGCTATGCGGAGGCGCTGACGATGGCGTACCTGCGGCAGCAGGGAGTGAACACCACGATTGCCCGCATCTTCAACACTTTCGGCCCGAGAATGAGGCCGAATGACGGGCGCGCGATCCCGGCCTTCCTCAGCCAGGCTCTGACGGACAAGCCCGTCACGGTCTTTGGCGACGGCACCCAGACGCGCAGCTTCTGTTACGTAGACGACCTGATCGCCGGCCTCATCGCTCTCGCCGAATCCGGCGTGCACGAGCCGGTGAACATCGGCAACCCGGAGGAGATGACCCTCCTCGACATGGCCAGGACGGTGGTGGAGCTGACGGAATCGCGCTCTGAGATCGTCTTCCAGGCGCTTCCGGTGGACGACCCAAAGGTGCGCCAGCCGGACATCACTCGCGCGCGCGACCTGCTCGGCTGGGAGCCAAGGATCCCAATCCGCGAGGGCCTCCGCCGCACGATCGAGCACGCCACGCAGGTTCTGGGCCAGCCGTCCGCCCGCTGA
- a CDS encoding DUF1990 family protein, which yields MGIGLTSWRYMWRTTPFHRGELAGSRAHDLAPPLPWGVSHAGIQGPDDGFGPLFHRNYGVLIRAPRMSAGDLMARLQADPDAAAPGEFATFIKVHGDEGAMRVGDEFVVRMAGPWDGPVRVIDVSDTSFRLATLERHLEAGQIEFSVAEADRGLEFRIESWARSADRLSDLLYQHLRMAKEIQLHMWASYLERVAEIAGGRMTGGITIHTRRVDLPVDRRVTELRDRQPNFDPAKSDEHVPENGWHVDDLRQPLPAEPPGPPVEGGSWEIARRLMRGYEFADPSIVRATYDPDEPLERRTMLLELRFHGLRFHGGVRVSRVYDEERTRDGRSARVWGWSYQTLEGHLEMGQMDWEVWKWLDSGEVEFRIHAYSRRAPDRNPVVRFGFWLFGRREQLAFLHSTLERMRRLTEIALEEGPGEPVRQAAEELTARPSRRAVPGHSRLAEYLEDDREPLAGG from the coding sequence GTGGGCATCGGCCTGACCTCCTGGCGCTACATGTGGCGCACCACTCCGTTCCACCGAGGCGAGCTTGCCGGCTCGCGGGCGCACGACCTCGCGCCGCCGCTGCCCTGGGGTGTGTCACACGCCGGGATCCAAGGCCCGGACGATGGCTTCGGCCCGCTCTTCCACCGCAACTACGGCGTGCTCATCCGAGCGCCTCGCATGTCCGCAGGCGACCTGATGGCTCGCCTGCAGGCCGATCCGGACGCGGCGGCTCCCGGCGAGTTCGCCACCTTCATCAAGGTGCATGGGGACGAGGGCGCGATGAGGGTTGGCGACGAATTCGTGGTTCGCATGGCGGGGCCGTGGGACGGGCCGGTCCGCGTGATCGATGTGAGCGACACGTCGTTCCGGCTGGCGACGCTGGAGCGCCACCTCGAGGCGGGTCAGATCGAGTTCTCCGTAGCTGAGGCGGACCGCGGCCTCGAGTTCCGGATCGAGTCGTGGGCCCGCAGCGCGGACCGCTTGTCGGACCTCCTCTACCAGCACCTGCGCATGGCCAAGGAGATTCAGCTGCACATGTGGGCGTCGTATCTCGAGCGCGTGGCCGAGATCGCCGGCGGCCGCATGACCGGCGGGATCACCATCCACACCCGACGCGTGGACCTGCCCGTCGACCGGCGGGTAACCGAGTTGCGGGACCGGCAGCCGAACTTCGACCCGGCGAAGAGCGACGAGCACGTGCCGGAGAACGGCTGGCACGTGGACGATCTGCGCCAGCCGCTGCCAGCCGAGCCTCCGGGGCCGCCCGTGGAAGGAGGAAGCTGGGAGATCGCCCGCCGCCTGATGCGCGGGTACGAGTTCGCGGACCCGTCGATCGTCCGTGCCACGTACGACCCCGACGAGCCGCTCGAGAGGCGAACCATGCTGCTCGAGCTGCGCTTCCACGGGCTGCGCTTCCACGGCGGCGTACGTGTCTCGCGGGTCTACGACGAGGAGCGCACCCGCGATGGCCGGAGCGCTCGCGTGTGGGGCTGGTCCTACCAGACGCTCGAGGGCCACCTTGAGATGGGCCAGATGGACTGGGAGGTGTGGAAGTGGCTCGACAGCGGTGAGGTGGAGTTCCGGATCCACGCCTACTCGCGCCGCGCCCCCGACCGCAACCCGGTGGTGCGCTTCGGCTTCTGGCTCTTCGGCCGCCGCGAGCAGCTCGCCTTCCTGCACAGCACGCTCGAGCGGATGCGCCGCCTGACCGAGATCGCGCTAGAGGAGGGTCCCGGCGAGCCCGTTCGGCAGGCGGCCGAAGAGCTCACCGCCCGGCCGAGCCGGCGGGCGGTACCAGGCCACTCGCGGCTCGCGGAGTACCTGGAGGACGATCGCGAGCCGCTGGCGGGCGGGTAG